A region from the Salvia splendens isolate huo1 chromosome 15, SspV2, whole genome shotgun sequence genome encodes:
- the LOC121769538 gene encoding 50S ribosomal protein L7/L12-like, whose product MRHYFTRFLSQSLTRRPKSITPSPRIATPLKSPNLIRRFSDTAQESKPAPSQPVDEIVDELSGLTLLEIADLAEVLRQKLGIEEMPIMAVMMPGMGFGPGMAGGKGKGGGGAAKEEEKKEKTSFDLKLEGGFDAGSKIKIIKEVRACTDLGLKEAKDLVEKAPTLLKKGVTKDEAEKIIGKMKEIGAKVTME is encoded by the coding sequence ATGAGACACTATTTCACCCGCTTCCTTTCCCAATCCCTCACCCGCCGCCCCAAATCCATCACACCCAGTCCCCGAATTGCAACCCCGCTGAAAAGCCCTAATCTGATTCGACGATTCTCGGACACAGCTCAGGAGTCGAAGCCTGCCCCATCACAACCAGTAGATGAAATCGTTGACGAGCTTTCTGGTCTCACACTGCTCGAGATAGCTGACCTTGCCGAGGTTCTGAGGCAGAAATTGGGGATTGAGGAAATGCCGATAATGGCGGttatgatgcccgggatgggaTTCGGACCGGGAATGGCGGGGGGCAAGGGGAAAGGCGGTGGAGGCGCGGccaaggaggaggagaagaaggagaagacgTCGTTTGATTTGAAGCTAGAGGGTGGTTTCGATGCGGGTTCGAAGATTAAGATTATTAAGGAAGTTAGGGCGTGTACGGATCTGGGGTTGAAGGAGGCCAAGGATTTGGTGGAGAAAGCGCCTACGTTGCTGAAGAAAGGCGTGACGAAGGATGAGGCGGAGAAGATTATCGGGAAGATGAAGGAGATTGGGGCTAAAGTGACCATGGAGTGA
- the LOC121767204 gene encoding peroxidase 72-like — MAKFIILNLFFIITSLVSLAPLCFCHSTNGGYLYPQFYDRSCPQALQIVESIVAKAVAKEPRMAASLLRLHFHDCFVKGCDASLLLDNGGGITSEKNSVPNRKSVRGFDVIDEIKSALEKACPRTVSCADILAIAARDSTVLAGGPSWVVPLGRRDSRGASLSGSNHNIPAPNNTFQTILTKFKLQGLNIVDLVALSGSHTIGKARCTSFRQRLYNQTGNGKADMSLEQSYAAQLRTRCPQSGGDQNLFPLDFVSPTSFDNSYFKNLLRFRGLLSSDQVLVTKNEETLELVKRYAESKEVFFDQFVKSMVKMGNISPLTGRRGEIRTNCRMISS; from the exons ATGGCTAAGTTCATCATACTCAACTTGTTCTTCATCATAACTAGTCTCGTATCACTTGCCCCTCTCTGCTTCTGCCACAGCACCAATGGAGGCTATCTCTACCCACAATTCTACGATAGATCATGCCCACAAGCTCTCCAAATCGTCGAGTCCATCGTCGCCAAAGCCGTCGCTAAAGAGCCTCGTATGGCTGCCTCACTTCTCAGGCTCCATTTCCACGACTGCTTTGTTAAG GGATGTGATGCATCACTTCTTTTGGACAATGGTGGAGGCATAACCAGTGAGAAAAACTCAGTTCCAAACAGAAAATCGGTTCGTGGATTTGATGTGATTGATGAGATCAAATCTGCACTCGAGAAAGCCTGCCCTCGAACTGTTTCTTGTGCAGATATCCTGGCCATTGCTGCTAGAGATTCCACCGTGCTC GCCGGTGGACCAAGCTGGGTGGTCCCATTGGGGCGAAGGGACTCGAGAGGCGCAAGCTTGAGTGGGTCAAACCACAACATCCCTGCTCCAAACAACACCTTCCAAACAATCCTCACCAAATTCAAGCTACAAGGATTGAACATTGTTGATCTTGTAGCATTATCCg GAAGCCACACCATAGGAAAGGCAAGATGCACAAGCTTCAGACAAAGGCTGTACAATCAGACTGGAAACGGGAAGGCGGATATGAGCTTGGAGCAGTCGTACGCGGCCCAGCTTCGGACGAGGTGCCCGCAGTCCGGGGGCGACCAGAACCTcttccccctggacttcgtctcTCCCACGAGCTTCGACAACAGCTACTTCAAGAATCTGCTGAGGTTCAGGGGGCTGTTGAGCTCGGACCAAGTGCTGGTGACGAAGAATGAGGAAACACTGGAGCTGGTGAAGAGATACGCGGAGAGCAAGGAGGTGTTCTTCGACCAGTTTGTTAAGTCGATGGTGAAAATGGGGAACATTTCGCCATTGACGGGCCGCAGAGGAGAGATCAGGACCAACTGCAGGATGATTTCTTCTTGA